From Xiphophorus couchianus chromosome 23, X_couchianus-1.0, whole genome shotgun sequence, one genomic window encodes:
- the trpt1 gene encoding tRNA 2'-phosphotransferase 1 isoform X1, protein MDRGRGGKRGGRGKRSEDKDVHLSKSMSYVLRHGATQMGLQMTTDGFLFVEDLLAHPQFHLYTLEDVERVVSKNDKQRFKLRSHPEDGRLQIRANQGHSLQVMDLELKPVLAGSPDCPAEAVHGSYLRNWPSIQQQGLSCMNRTHIHLSTGLPGEDGIISGMRKNCDLAVFIDVPRALADGTEFFWSENGVLLTAGDAEGKLLPKYFTRALKLKPTRCILPLQ, encoded by the exons ATggacagaggaagaggaggaaaaagaggaGGCAGGGGGAAGCGTAGTGAG GACAAAGATGTTCATCTGTCTAAATCCATGTCTTATGTGCTACGTCATGGAGCCACACAGATGGGACTTCAAATGACTACAG ATGGCTTCCTGTTTGTGGAGGATCTCCTGGCTCACCCACAGTTCCACTTGTACACATTAGAAGACGTAGAGAGAGTCGTATCCAAAAATGACAAGCAGCGCTTCAAGCTCCGCTCCCACCCAGAGGATGGCCGGTTGCAGATTCGAGCCAATCAGGGACATTCACTACAG GTTATGGATCTGGAGCTAAAACCAGTTCTAGCTGGTTCTCCCGATTGCCCCGCCGAGGCCGTTCATGGCTCCTACCTCCGCAACTGGCCATCCATTCAACAGCAGGGTCTGAGCTGCATGAATAGGACTCACATTCATCTGTCAACTGGACTTCCAGGGGAAGATGGCATCATCAGCG GCATGAGGAAAAACTGTGACCTAGCTGTGTTTATTGATGTCCCCAGAGCTCTGGCTG ATGGTACTGAGTTCTTCTGGTCAGAGAATGGTGTGTTGCTGACTGCAGGTGATGCTGAGGGTAAACTCCTTCCTAAATACTTCACCCGAGCCCTAAAACTCAAGCCTACAA GATGCATCCTTCCCCTGCAGTAA
- the fermt3b gene encoding fermitin family homolog 3b, whose protein sequence is MAAWDLSVKVEDLGPDAPSVTISVASDLHVGGVILKLVEKTQMQRDWSDHALWWEQKHQWLLRTAWTLEKYGIHADARLLFMPQHKPLKLGLPNGKTVMLRACFSNPVFQTVMGICRMLNIRHPEELSLLRPVEEKKKKKDKDLTEEIYDLTEVPLSSVSRPCLYNGMPAHFADSEQSEGVYKMLSVTQPPPAPEVIAKQYRPASVVDKSHIHGRWLDSSRCLMQQNIQENDRLWLRFKYYSFYDIEPKYDVVRLTQLYEQARWAILLEDIDCTEEEMMLFGALQYHINKVALSEPQMMSSNAALDDLESALQSLEVKMEGESSSASDLLENMTAPDLNDYLKIFRPKRLTLKGYKQYWFKFQDTSISYFKSKEESIGEPIQQINLKGCEVAPDVNVAAQKFLIRLLIPAPEGMNEVYLRCENEQQYAQWMAGCRLASKGKSLADSSFQSEIQSIRSFLAMQKTNSGSSNNSAASDESINTHSLVSPRYHKKYKPKQLTPRILDAYQNVAQLSLTDALMRFLQIWQALPDFGLSYVVVRFKGSRKDEVLGIAPNRLIRIDLGVGDVVKTWRYNNMKQWNVNWDIKQMAIEFEGNVNIAFGCVTADCKIVHEFIGGYIFMSTRSREKSDTLNEELFHKLTGGHEAL, encoded by the exons ATGGCGGCGTGGGACCTGTCAGTCAAAGTGGAGGACCTGGGGCCTGATGCCCCTTCTGTCACTATCAGCGTTGCCTCTGACCTCCATGTTGGAGGGGTTATCCTCAAGCTGGTGGAAAAGACAC AGATGCAGCGTGACTGGTCGGATCATGCGCTGTGGTGGGAGCAGAAGCATCAGTGGCTCCTGCGGACAGCCTGGACTCTGGAGAAATACGGGATTCACGCTGATGCCCGTCTGCTGTTCATGCCGCAACATAAGCCACTTAAACTGGGTTTGCCCAACGGTAAAACTGTGATGCTGAGGGCCTGCTTCTCCAACCCCGTCTTCCAGACCGTGATGGGAATCTGCAGGATGCTCA ACATCCGCCATCCTGAGGAGCTCTCCCTCCTCCGTCCtgtggaggagaagaagaagaagaaagacaaagatTTGACAGAGGAGATCTACGACCTGACCGAGGTGCCCCTTTCCTCGG TTTCCCGGCCCTGTCTATATAATGGCATGCCAGCTCATTTTGCTGACTCAGAGCAGAGCGAGGGCGTCTACAAGATGCTGTCGGTCACTCAGCCTCCTCCTGCTCCAGAGGTCATCGCCAAGCAGTACAGACCAGCAAGTGTGGTGGACAAATCTCACATCCACGGCAG GTGGTTGGACTCGTCACGTTGTCTCATGCAGCAAAACATCCAAGAAAATGACCGGCTGTGGCTTCGCTTCAAGTATTACTCTTTCTACGACATAGAACCCAAG TACGATGTTGTGCGTCTCACCCAGCTGTATGAGCAGGCTCGCTGGGCCATCCTGCTGGAAGACATCGACTGCACCGAGGAGGAGATGATGCTTTTTGGAGCGCTGCag TACCACATCAATAAGGTGGCCCTGTCGGAGCCCCAGATGATGAGCTCCAACGCGGCCCTGGACGACCTGGAATCGGCCCTTCAGTCCCTGGAGGTCAAGATGGAGGGAGAGAGCAGCTCCGCCTCAGACCTGCTG GAAAATATGACAGCACCAGATCTCAACGACTACTTGAAGATATTCAG GCCGAAGAGGCTCACTCTGAAGGGATATAAGCAGTACTGGTTCAAATTCCAGGATACGTCCATCTCTTACTTCAAGAGCAAAGAGGAGAGCATTGGAGAGCCCATTCAACAGATTAACCTTAAAg GCTGTGAGGTGGCTCCCGACGTCAACGTTGCAGCACAGAAGTTTCTTATCAGACTGCTGATCCCTGCACCTGAAGGGATGAACGAGGTCTATCTGCGCTGTGAAAAT GAGCAGCAGTACGCTCAGTGGATGGCCGGATGTCGGCTGGCCTCCAAAGGCAAGAGCCTTGCAGACAGCAGCTTCCAGAGTGAGATCCAGAGCATCCGTTCGTTCCTGGCCATGCAAAAGACCAACTCCGGCTCCAGCAATAATTCAGCTGCCAGCGATGAAAGCATAAATACTCACAGTTTGGTGTCACCACGCTACCATAAGAAATACAAGCCCAAACAG CTGACCCCTCGTATCCTGGACGCCTACCAGAACGTAGCTCAGCTCTCTCTGACAGATGCACTGATGCGCTTCCTGCAGATCTGGCAGGCTCTGCCTGATTTTGGACTCTCATACGTGGTTGTCAg GTTTAAGGGTAGCAGAAAGGACGAGGTGCTGGGCATCGCCCCGAACCGCCTGATCCGTATCGACCTGGGAGTGGGTGACGTGGTGAAGACTTGGCGCTACAACAACATGAAGCAGTGGAACGTAAACTGGGACATAAAACAG ATGGCCATCGAGTTTGAGGGGAATGTGAACATCGCCTTCGGCTGCGTGACGGCTGACTGTAAAATTGTTCACGAGTTCATTGGAGGCTACATTTTCATGTCGACGCGCAGCCGTGAGAAGAGTGACACGCTCAATGAGGAGCTCTTCCATAAGCTGACCGGAGGCCACGAAGCGCTATAA
- the trpt1 gene encoding tRNA 2'-phosphotransferase 1 isoform X2: protein MDRGRGGKRGGRGKRSEDKDVHLSKSMSYVLRHGATQMGLQMTTDGFLFVEDLLAHPQFHLYTLEDVERVVSKNDKQRFKLRSHPEDGRLQIRANQGHSLQVMDLELKPVLAGSPDCPAEAVHGSYLRNWPSIQQQGLSCMNRTHIHLSTGLPGEDGIISELWLVRLADGTEFFWSENGVLLTAGDAEGKLLPKYFTRALKLKPTRCILPLQ from the exons ATggacagaggaagaggaggaaaaagaggaGGCAGGGGGAAGCGTAGTGAG GACAAAGATGTTCATCTGTCTAAATCCATGTCTTATGTGCTACGTCATGGAGCCACACAGATGGGACTTCAAATGACTACAG ATGGCTTCCTGTTTGTGGAGGATCTCCTGGCTCACCCACAGTTCCACTTGTACACATTAGAAGACGTAGAGAGAGTCGTATCCAAAAATGACAAGCAGCGCTTCAAGCTCCGCTCCCACCCAGAGGATGGCCGGTTGCAGATTCGAGCCAATCAGGGACATTCACTACAG GTTATGGATCTGGAGCTAAAACCAGTTCTAGCTGGTTCTCCCGATTGCCCCGCCGAGGCCGTTCATGGCTCCTACCTCCGCAACTGGCCATCCATTCAACAGCAGGGTCTGAGCTGCATGAATAGGACTCACATTCATCTGTCAACTGGACTTCCAGGGGAAGATGGCATCATCAGCG AGCTCTGGCTGGTAAGATTAGCTG ATGGTACTGAGTTCTTCTGGTCAGAGAATGGTGTGTTGCTGACTGCAGGTGATGCTGAGGGTAAACTCCTTCCTAAATACTTCACCCGAGCCCTAAAACTCAAGCCTACAA GATGCATCCTTCCCCTGCAGTAA
- the trpt1 gene encoding tRNA 2'-phosphotransferase 1 isoform X3: MDRGRGGKRGGRGKRSEDKDVHLSKSMSYVLRHGATQMGLQMTTDGFLFVEDLLAHPQFHLYTLEDVERVVSKNDKQRFKLRSHPEDGRLQIRANQGHSLQVMDLELKPVLAGSPDCPAEAVHGSYLRNWPSIQQQGLSCMNRTHIHLSTGLPGEDGIISGMRKNCDLAVFIDVPRALAGKIS; this comes from the exons ATggacagaggaagaggaggaaaaagaggaGGCAGGGGGAAGCGTAGTGAG GACAAAGATGTTCATCTGTCTAAATCCATGTCTTATGTGCTACGTCATGGAGCCACACAGATGGGACTTCAAATGACTACAG ATGGCTTCCTGTTTGTGGAGGATCTCCTGGCTCACCCACAGTTCCACTTGTACACATTAGAAGACGTAGAGAGAGTCGTATCCAAAAATGACAAGCAGCGCTTCAAGCTCCGCTCCCACCCAGAGGATGGCCGGTTGCAGATTCGAGCCAATCAGGGACATTCACTACAG GTTATGGATCTGGAGCTAAAACCAGTTCTAGCTGGTTCTCCCGATTGCCCCGCCGAGGCCGTTCATGGCTCCTACCTCCGCAACTGGCCATCCATTCAACAGCAGGGTCTGAGCTGCATGAATAGGACTCACATTCATCTGTCAACTGGACTTCCAGGGGAAGATGGCATCATCAGCG GCATGAGGAAAAACTGTGACCTAGCTGTGTTTATTGATGTCCCCAGAGCTCTGGCTGGTAAGATTAGCTG A